One region of Candidatus Neomarinimicrobiota bacterium genomic DNA includes:
- a CDS encoding APC family permease, producing the protein MFSVLNAIAIIVGIVIGIGIFRLPPLVASNAGNGTQFLLTWILGGAISLIGALCYAELATAHPDAGGEYHFLRKAYGDSISFLFSWGRMTVIQTGSIALAAFILGEYATLILDLGSYSAPIYAVLTILILTGLNIWGTSPSKQAQNIMTGMVVLVLISIAVLGIVVAAPGESGGTEAGGAPLQLNSAGLAMIFVLLSYGGWSEAAYLSAELKNVRQNMARVLVLAIGLITILYLMINYSYLNVLGFEGLQSSQTVGSDLTKHLFGPRAEIFMALLVVFTAASTANASIITGARTNYAMGRDFPFLGFLGKWSSRQNSPVNSLIIQGLIALALVLIGTLTRESISTIVEYTAPVFWFFLMLTGVTLFVFRYRDGLSDGTYRVPLYPVTPILFIATCLILFYSSITVTGIGALLGIGILLLGIPFLLIGNRNIRR; encoded by the coding sequence ATCTTTTCTGTCCTGAACGCCATCGCCATTATCGTTGGGATAGTGATCGGCATCGGAATTTTCCGGCTGCCGCCGCTGGTGGCATCGAACGCCGGAAACGGCACTCAATTTCTGCTGACCTGGATACTTGGTGGGGCCATTTCGCTGATTGGGGCGCTCTGTTATGCGGAACTGGCCACAGCGCATCCGGATGCCGGGGGAGAGTACCACTTCCTGCGAAAAGCGTACGGAGATTCCATTAGTTTTCTTTTCTCATGGGGACGGATGACGGTCATCCAAACCGGTTCCATTGCGCTGGCAGCCTTTATCCTTGGAGAATATGCCACGCTGATTCTCGACCTGGGGAGCTACAGCGCACCAATTTATGCTGTGCTTACGATCCTCATCCTCACCGGACTGAATATCTGGGGCACCTCCCCGTCTAAACAGGCTCAGAATATTATGACTGGGATGGTTGTCCTTGTGCTAATTAGCATTGCAGTGTTAGGCATTGTTGTGGCAGCGCCTGGAGAGTCAGGAGGAACTGAAGCAGGGGGCGCCCCGCTGCAACTCAATTCGGCGGGACTAGCCATGATATTTGTTCTGCTGTCATACGGTGGTTGGAGTGAAGCGGCCTACCTCTCTGCGGAATTGAAAAATGTACGACAGAATATGGCGCGGGTCCTGGTACTGGCTATCGGGCTGATTACCATACTCTATCTGATGATTAATTATTCCTACCTGAATGTATTGGGATTTGAGGGGCTGCAATCCTCGCAGACAGTTGGCTCGGATCTGACCAAACATCTCTTTGGCCCCCGCGCGGAGATCTTCATGGCGCTGCTTGTGGTCTTCACGGCAGCATCTACCGCGAACGCCAGCATCATCACTGGAGCGCGCACCAACTACGCCATGGGACGGGATTTCCCGTTTCTGGGCTTCCTTGGCAAGTGGAGCTCCAGACAAAATTCACCGGTCAATTCGCTGATTATCCAGGGACTTATCGCTTTGGCATTGGTATTAATCGGAACGCTTACCCGCGAAAGTATTTCTACCATCGTGGAATATACGGCGCCGGTATTTTGGTTTTTTCTGATGCTCACCGGGGTTACCCTGTTTGTCTTTCGCTACCGGGATGGCCTCTCCGACGGTACCTACAGAGTTCCGCTTTACCCGGTCACGCCAATCCTGTTCATCGCTACCTGTCTGATACTATTTTACTCCAGCATCACCGTCACGGGTATTGGGGCACTGCTCGGGATTGGAATTTTGCTGCTGGGTATTCCGTTCCTACTGATAGGGAACCGGAATATACGCCGGTAA
- a CDS encoding class I SAM-dependent methyltransferase: MNLLEGKGFIKTISFLLTGLLAVTLLLYIVPDNLVAQGELEPVIKVLDERDKDVPYVPTPEEIVDKMLTIADVGPGDYVIDLGSGDGRIVIAAAGKDAVGHGVDIDEELVIESRRNAKKAGVDDRVVFLKENIFTTDISKASVITMYLLSSVNKRLRPRLLDELKPGTRVVSHSFDMDEWKPDKTFDVQDDDGNSHYIYYWITPADAVGAWNWTVNGDDFAAAISQEFQEITVELARGSSEAGVTNAVLRGKRISFMADFGETKHVYSGEIENDQITGTVQVRSGDEHTVKSWHATTK; this comes from the coding sequence ATGAATCTTCTCGAAGGAAAAGGGTTTATTAAAACAATTTCTTTCCTGTTGACTGGATTATTGGCAGTGACACTGTTGCTTTATATTGTCCCCGATAACCTTGTTGCCCAGGGCGAACTCGAACCGGTTATCAAGGTGTTGGATGAGCGGGACAAAGATGTGCCGTATGTGCCAACACCTGAAGAGATCGTCGATAAAATGCTGACCATTGCGGATGTCGGCCCGGGTGATTACGTAATAGACCTCGGCTCGGGAGACGGCCGTATCGTTATCGCCGCTGCCGGGAAGGACGCTGTAGGGCACGGCGTTGATATCGACGAGGAATTGGTAATTGAATCCCGCAGAAATGCAAAAAAGGCGGGTGTGGATGACCGGGTGGTATTCCTGAAAGAAAATATTTTTACCACAGATATCAGTAAGGCTTCAGTCATTACAATGTATTTGCTTTCCAGCGTAAACAAGCGGCTCCGGCCCCGACTGCTGGATGAATTAAAGCCCGGAACACGAGTGGTCTCCCACAGTTTCGATATGGACGAATGGAAACCGGATAAAACATTTGATGTACAGGATGACGACGGGAATTCGCATTATATCTATTACTGGATTACCCCGGCTGATGCTGTTGGAGCATGGAATTGGACCGTCAATGGAGACGACTTCGCGGCTGCCATTTCCCAGGAATTCCAGGAAATCACGGTGGAATTAGCCCGGGGATCGTCCGAAGCGGGTGTAACCAATGCTGTCCTTCGGGGAAAACGCATCAGCTTTATGGCTGACTTTGGAGAAACAAAACACGTGTACAGCGGCGAAATAGAAAATGACCAAATCACAGGGACCGTACAGGTGCGCTCCGGCGATGAACATACCGTCAAATCCTGGCATGCAACAACTAAATAG
- a CDS encoding glycoside hydrolase family 3 C-terminal domain-containing protein: MNKPISGNLLRLFLIFIVTVPLLAQTPQEQQVESLLRQMTLQEKLEYIGGYKGFYIRGIDRLDLPEIKMSDGPLGVRNYGPTTAYPASIGLAASWNRELAKSFGEAMGRDARARGVHIILAPGVNIYRAAMCGRNFEYLGEDPYLASQMVVPVIRGIQSREVVATVKHYIANNQEFDRHNVSSNVDERTLREIYMPAFKAAVQEGDVGALMTAYNLINGTHASEHNYLINDVLKDEWGFNGLVMSDWVSTYSTLGTVNGGLDLEMPSGKFMHPDSIQRLMNEGKIRESTIDEKVRRIILMIVRFNFMERDQELSSISKDDPESKKVALQMAREATVLLKNDGGLLPLEKDNLTRLAVIGPNAHPLIHGGSGSSYTTPAHTVSILDGIQNIAGEDVEIVYKRGINDKSGTRTYGKSTFSLADGTIGLRGQYWDNQEFRGNPSLERIDKQVNFVFNEHPLGGDDNSDFSVKWSGQINPKESGNHRFYVTGDDGYRLILNGDTLLNAWIDQAPTARSAVYAMESGETYDVVLEYYQNGGGAEIRFGYEQEQVEEIDDAVKVAVNADAVILCVGFSPNTEGEGRDRPYNLPEDQLELIHKTLAANENTVVVLNAGGNVGMDTWIGDAPALLHAWYPGQEGGTALAEILFGAVNPSGKLPASFEAKWEDSPVYDSYYDEDGDKAVKYSEGIFLGYRHFDRVDTTPRFPFGYGLSYTTFEYDDLHFDVEIEGDVPFAIAYFTVTNTGETAGAEVAQIYVSDLESSVRRPVKELKGFEKVYLNPGESKNVEIMLDTDAFQYYDVNNKTWTLEPGEFDIRVGRSSENIILREKITI, translated from the coding sequence ATGAACAAACCAATCTCCGGAAACCTACTCCGTTTATTTCTCATATTCATCGTTACGGTGCCATTACTGGCCCAGACACCACAGGAACAGCAGGTGGAAAGCCTGTTACGTCAGATGACCCTGCAGGAGAAGCTGGAGTATATCGGAGGGTACAAGGGTTTTTACATCCGCGGCATCGACCGGCTGGATCTGCCAGAGATCAAGATGTCCGACGGCCCGCTGGGTGTGCGGAATTACGGACCGACGACGGCGTATCCCGCATCGATTGGACTGGCCGCATCCTGGAACCGCGAACTGGCGAAATCCTTTGGTGAGGCAATGGGACGTGATGCCCGGGCGCGTGGGGTGCATATTATCCTGGCACCGGGGGTGAATATCTATCGCGCGGCAATGTGCGGCCGGAATTTCGAATATCTGGGCGAAGATCCGTACCTGGCAAGCCAGATGGTCGTGCCGGTTATCCGGGGCATACAATCCCGGGAAGTTGTAGCCACCGTGAAACATTACATCGCCAACAACCAGGAATTCGACCGCCACAACGTGAGTTCGAATGTTGATGAACGCACTCTGCGTGAAATCTATATGCCGGCATTCAAGGCGGCGGTCCAGGAGGGTGACGTCGGTGCGCTGATGACGGCCTACAACCTCATCAACGGTACGCACGCTTCTGAGCACAACTACCTGATTAACGATGTGCTGAAGGATGAATGGGGTTTCAATGGCCTCGTCATGTCCGACTGGGTGTCGACCTACTCTACCCTGGGGACTGTTAATGGCGGGCTCGACCTGGAAATGCCCTCCGGCAAGTTTATGCACCCGGATTCAATTCAGCGACTAATGAATGAAGGCAAAATCCGGGAATCCACCATAGATGAAAAAGTCCGGCGTATCATTCTTATGATTGTCAGGTTCAATTTCATGGAACGGGATCAGGAGTTATCCAGTATTTCCAAAGATGATCCGGAAAGCAAAAAGGTCGCCCTGCAGATGGCCCGGGAAGCCACAGTACTGCTAAAGAATGACGGCGGGCTGCTTCCGCTGGAGAAAGACAACCTCACCCGTCTGGCGGTGATCGGCCCGAACGCACATCCCCTGATCCACGGCGGCAGTGGCAGTTCCTATACCACACCGGCGCACACCGTGAGCATCTTGGACGGAATACAAAATATCGCCGGCGAAGACGTGGAAATCGTGTACAAACGAGGAATAAATGATAAAAGTGGCACGCGAACGTACGGAAAATCGACGTTTTCCCTGGCAGATGGCACAATTGGCCTGCGTGGCCAGTACTGGGATAATCAGGAGTTTCGCGGGAACCCCTCTCTGGAGAGAATAGACAAACAGGTCAATTTCGTGTTCAACGAACATCCGCTGGGTGGCGATGATAACTCGGATTTCTCTGTGAAATGGTCCGGGCAAATTAATCCCAAAGAATCCGGCAACCACCGGTTTTACGTAACCGGCGACGATGGCTACCGGTTAATACTCAATGGTGATACCCTGTTGAATGCCTGGATTGACCAGGCGCCGACGGCACGGAGCGCCGTCTATGCGATGGAATCCGGCGAAACGTATGATGTAGTGCTCGAATATTACCAAAATGGCGGCGGTGCGGAAATCCGGTTCGGGTACGAACAGGAACAGGTCGAGGAAATTGACGACGCCGTAAAGGTGGCAGTAAATGCTGACGCGGTGATACTGTGCGTTGGGTTCAGTCCCAATACTGAGGGCGAAGGACGGGATCGGCCGTATAACCTTCCGGAGGATCAGTTAGAGCTTATCCATAAAACGCTGGCAGCTAACGAAAATACCGTCGTTGTCCTGAATGCCGGCGGTAACGTCGGAATGGACACCTGGATAGGCGATGCACCTGCTCTGCTCCATGCCTGGTATCCGGGTCAGGAAGGCGGTACGGCTCTGGCGGAGATTCTCTTTGGGGCAGTCAACCCGTCGGGTAAACTTCCCGCATCGTTCGAGGCAAAATGGGAGGATAGCCCTGTATACGATTCCTATTACGACGAGGACGGCGACAAGGCCGTGAAGTATTCCGAGGGCATCTTCCTGGGATACCGTCACTTTGATCGGGTCGATACCACACCACGCTTTCCGTTCGGCTACGGACTCTCTTACACCACCTTCGAATACGACGATTTGCATTTTGATGTCGAAATCGAGGGGGATGTTCCGTTTGCAATAGCGTATTTTACCGTAACAAATACTGGAGAGACTGCCGGCGCCGAAGTGGCGCAGATCTATGTCTCCGACCTGGAATCCTCCGTGAGGCGCCCCGTAAAAGAACTGAAGGGCTTCGAAAAAGTCTATCTCAACCCGGGCGAATCGAAAAACGTGGAGATTATGTTAGACACGGATGCGTTCCAATATTATGACGTGAATAACAAGACCTGGACGCTGGAGCCGGGGGAATTTGATATCAGAGTCGGGAGATCCTCGGAGAATATTATATTGCGAGAGAAGATAACGATATAA
- a CDS encoding FecR family protein — translation MKKKNIHIILFTTLLLLWQPMAMAAPEMIAAVLKVKGNVEVRRTGGEMSVTAIRGQQLSQGDWIVTGDNEYAALLFLDKSLLKIHENSEVEIRSQRSAANQQDTRVHMNKGEIYSDVKEGSYGHFEVITSTSVAAVKGTEFYLEVNDTDGSTTLTVINGVVEFTNDLGTILAEAQMQSKAEAGKSPEQPRKIPKNQIPTWEQEVEPDWGVNLNPEKQGQQPIQSPVKIGLQIRDLNSQSSVSNYSGAVNVSSEREGVVFSTDGKKWTNQVSFNITNGRSTFQAKALDKGTHKIVVGAEDVASGDLSMSFYRTETQKKALNGKLERVAQKKGLKQVADRIEGRTISASSVEGGGAVDDLLQKVESGEYEIAGVEEIENPDGSITLRLAVRPGGQREGGQK, via the coding sequence GTGAAAAAGAAAAATATCCATATTATTCTGTTTACAACCCTGCTATTGTTATGGCAACCTATGGCTATGGCTGCTCCGGAGATGATTGCCGCAGTTCTGAAAGTTAAGGGAAATGTTGAGGTGAGACGAACAGGAGGAGAAATGTCTGTGACAGCGATCAGAGGGCAGCAGCTGTCCCAGGGCGACTGGATAGTGACCGGCGATAACGAATACGCTGCTCTCCTCTTTCTGGATAAATCCCTCCTGAAAATTCACGAGAATTCCGAGGTTGAGATTCGCAGCCAGCGATCCGCTGCAAATCAGCAGGATACGAGGGTACATATGAATAAGGGTGAAATCTATTCCGATGTTAAGGAGGGTAGCTACGGCCATTTTGAAGTAATAACCTCAACCTCCGTCGCGGCTGTCAAAGGAACGGAGTTTTATTTGGAAGTGAACGATACGGATGGCAGCACTACGCTGACCGTTATCAATGGTGTGGTGGAGTTCACAAACGATTTGGGGACCATCCTGGCTGAGGCACAGATGCAGTCGAAAGCCGAGGCTGGTAAATCGCCTGAGCAACCAAGGAAGATCCCGAAAAACCAGATTCCGACATGGGAGCAAGAGGTTGAACCGGACTGGGGAGTGAATCTTAACCCGGAGAAACAAGGTCAGCAACCAATACAAAGTCCAGTGAAAATCGGGTTGCAAATCCGGGATTTGAACAGCCAGTCGTCCGTAAGCAACTATTCCGGCGCGGTGAATGTTTCCAGCGAAAGAGAAGGGGTTGTTTTTTCTACCGATGGTAAGAAGTGGACTAACCAGGTAAGTTTTAATATTACGAATGGGCGGTCGACCTTTCAGGCCAAGGCACTCGACAAGGGAACGCACAAAATCGTTGTCGGAGCCGAGGACGTGGCTTCGGGCGATTTGAGCATGTCGTTTTACCGGACGGAGACACAGAAGAAGGCCTTGAATGGGAAGCTGGAAAGGGTTGCACAGAAAAAGGGATTGAAGCAGGTTGCCGATCGCATTGAGGGTCGAACCATTAGCGCTTCTTCTGTAGAAGGAGGAGGGGCAGTGGATGATCTGTTACAGAAGGTTGAATCCGGCGAGTATGAGATAGCCGGAGTGGAGGAAATTGAAAATCCTGACGGCTCCATTACTCTCCGGCTCGCCGTTCGCCCAGGTGGCCAGAGGGAAGGTGGCCAAAAATGA
- a CDS encoding site-specific integrase, which produces MAKLKFVLREQKQREDGTCPVYLRISHDRKTRFIATDVQVQPSQWNADKQEVRKNHPNDTRYNDHLEREKNKAQDAIIAVKDDHHTQLTAKNIKERITGADLKDAKAYYEKFLNFLKERERHWDYKNYKVVLNKLKAFTDDGPLPFTHIDTDFLRKFETFLKKKPYNNAPNTIYKNLKYLRRVIREAVKEKIIPMEANPFLTYELKKEPVTKDKLSMQQIQKMENLELEPDTWVWHARNFWLFSFYCGGIRFSDVCRLRQENIKEDSDRGKILEYRMGKTGKFKSVKILPQALEILNRYPTTKPEDRLFPLLEKEYPSHWDEQKHIGSKNALVNKYLKTLADKAKIDVNLTFHLARHSYADFVRKRGMDLYSISKTLGHSDLKTTEAYLKSFDEDTVDSALEQAFNGKDTENE; this is translated from the coding sequence ATGGCAAAACTCAAATTTGTGTTACGCGAGCAGAAGCAACGAGAAGATGGGACGTGTCCGGTGTATTTACGGATCAGTCACGACCGAAAAACCCGCTTCATTGCAACAGATGTGCAGGTGCAGCCCTCCCAGTGGAACGCCGATAAGCAGGAAGTACGAAAAAATCACCCGAACGATACCCGGTATAACGATCACCTGGAGAGAGAAAAAAACAAGGCTCAAGATGCTATAATTGCCGTCAAAGACGATCACCATACTCAGTTGACAGCCAAAAATATAAAGGAACGTATCACCGGTGCAGACCTGAAAGATGCGAAGGCGTATTACGAAAAATTTCTCAATTTCCTCAAAGAACGCGAACGCCACTGGGACTATAAGAACTATAAGGTTGTTTTGAACAAATTAAAGGCTTTCACTGATGACGGCCCTCTCCCCTTTACCCACATCGACACCGATTTTTTACGGAAATTTGAGACGTTCCTGAAAAAGAAACCTTACAACAACGCTCCAAATACCATCTACAAAAATCTGAAGTATCTTCGGCGCGTGATCCGGGAGGCGGTGAAGGAAAAAATTATCCCGATGGAAGCCAACCCGTTTTTGACCTATGAGCTAAAAAAGGAACCTGTCACCAAAGACAAACTGTCGATGCAACAGATTCAAAAAATGGAAAATTTAGAATTGGAACCGGACACATGGGTATGGCATGCCCGGAATTTCTGGCTGTTTTCCTTCTACTGCGGTGGTATTCGTTTCAGTGATGTTTGCCGGTTACGTCAAGAGAATATTAAGGAAGATTCAGACCGGGGAAAAATATTAGAATACCGCATGGGAAAAACCGGTAAATTCAAATCAGTAAAGATATTGCCACAAGCGCTAGAAATTTTGAATCGGTACCCCACAACAAAGCCTGAAGATCGGCTCTTTCCCTTACTGGAAAAAGAGTATCCGTCCCATTGGGATGAGCAGAAACACATCGGAAGTAAGAATGCCCTAGTTAATAAGTATCTCAAAACATTGGCGGATAAAGCAAAAATAGATGTTAACCTTACATTCCATTTGGCGCGCCATAGTTACGCAGATTTTGTACGCAAACGCGGTATGGACTTATACAGTATAAGTAAGACGCTCGGACACTCCGACTTGAAAACAACGGAAGCATATTTAAAAAGTTTTGATGAGGATACCGTTGATTCGGCGCTTGAACAAGCATTTAATGGAAAGGACACCGAAAATGAGTAA
- a CDS encoding DUF559 domain-containing protein — MDGKHNNYGYNKNLKDYARKLRNNSTEAEIRLWTELLRARKMRGYQFLRQRPVHNYIADFMCKELMMIIEVDGITHDIEEQWKKDKVRQKELENFGFTVLRFSDEEVMTDIDNVERVILGWIEENPPVP, encoded by the coding sequence ATGGATGGCAAACACAATAATTACGGTTACAATAAAAATTTGAAAGACTACGCCAGAAAACTCCGTAACAATTCCACGGAGGCTGAAATACGATTATGGACCGAATTATTGCGGGCGCGAAAGATGAGAGGGTATCAGTTCCTTCGTCAGCGTCCTGTTCATAACTATATCGCGGATTTTATGTGCAAGGAGCTGATGATGATTATTGAAGTGGATGGTATAACGCACGATATCGAAGAACAGTGGAAGAAAGACAAGGTACGGCAAAAGGAACTCGAGAATTTTGGATTCACAGTACTCAGGTTTTCGGACGAGGAAGTTATGACCGATATTGATAATGTAGAGCGGGTAATTTTAGGGTGGATAGAGGAAAATCCGCCTGTTCCGTGA
- a CDS encoding helix-turn-helix domain-containing protein, whose product MSIVVIEPDELQEMISQAVDKTVSAKVPEIVKQITEDEWLTTEAVEKEFKLSRPQQKHYRDTRQIPFTKHNRKIFYKRADVVEFMECNQIPRRENG is encoded by the coding sequence ATGAGCATTGTTGTGATAGAGCCGGATGAATTGCAGGAAATGATTTCCCAAGCGGTTGATAAAACTGTATCGGCAAAAGTGCCAGAGATTGTTAAACAAATCACTGAAGACGAGTGGCTAACGACTGAGGCCGTTGAAAAAGAATTTAAACTGAGCCGTCCTCAACAAAAGCATTACCGAGATACGCGCCAGATTCCTTTTACTAAGCACAATCGAAAAATTTTTTATAAGCGAGCGGATGTAGTTGAATTTATGGAATGCAATCAGATCCCGCGTCGTGAGAATGGGTAA
- a CDS encoding toprim domain-containing protein — MKYNTEIDYLQKFNRAISSTGLGYHEIIPDSDFHRFACKCSPRRNNGWYIFYPGEFPGGAFGCWRCTPKLTWSAGKTETLSDVDRVKYRKKIQLEKAKRERERREKYRQAAVRAKHIWRDSIPAPDRFPYLLAKGIQPHGIRYTETPQSGFYRVTPPYLLIPVYNAHSGEFQSLQSIDADGTKAYFTGGKTKAGYFPIGELKDVLYIAEGFATAATIFELTGQATTVAFNDSNLIRVAKAMRKKYPDKEIIIAGDNDWQTEQKIGRNPGIEAAIKAAKAANAKYCIPEFERTVHE, encoded by the coding sequence ATGAAATATAACACCGAAATCGATTATCTCCAAAAGTTTAACAGGGCCATTTCATCCACTGGATTAGGCTATCACGAAATTATTCCTGACAGCGATTTTCACCGGTTTGCTTGTAAATGCAGCCCTCGGCGAAATAACGGTTGGTACATTTTTTATCCCGGCGAATTTCCCGGCGGCGCCTTCGGATGCTGGCGATGCACTCCAAAACTAACATGGAGTGCAGGAAAAACGGAAACCCTGTCCGATGTTGATAGAGTAAAATATCGAAAAAAAATTCAGCTGGAAAAAGCAAAACGGGAACGTGAACGGCGGGAAAAGTATCGACAGGCGGCAGTCAGAGCAAAGCACATCTGGAGGGATTCGATACCTGCACCGGATCGTTTTCCTTACCTATTGGCAAAAGGCATACAGCCGCACGGTATTCGGTACACTGAGACGCCACAGAGCGGCTTTTATCGCGTAACGCCACCATATTTATTAATACCAGTTTATAATGCTCACAGCGGCGAATTTCAAAGCCTGCAATCCATTGATGCCGATGGGACCAAAGCCTATTTCACTGGTGGCAAAACGAAGGCAGGCTACTTCCCTATCGGTGAACTGAAAGATGTGTTATACATCGCAGAAGGCTTCGCGACCGCTGCCACGATTTTTGAATTAACAGGGCAAGCCACGACAGTTGCCTTTAACGACTCTAATCTCATCCGCGTAGCAAAAGCAATGCGGAAAAAATACCCTGATAAAGAAATTATTATTGCGGGAGATAATGACTGGCAGACGGAACAAAAAATAGGCAGAAATCCAGGAATTGAGGCCGCTATTAAAGCAGCGAAGGCTGCAAACGCGAAGTATTGCATACCAGAGTTTGAAAGGACTGTACATGAGTAA
- a CDS encoding LacI family transcriptional regulator — MKNKQITLKDLAAELDLHFTTVSKALRDHPGVSPKTKKRVRKLAQEMNYFPDWNAQNLRYQDSTTIGVIVPKISNYFFASVVHGIEEVMYESHYTILVNQSNESWEREKTNLRPMLSRRVAGLLIAVSMETTDTHHLKVFEQHGIPIVFFDRYLNGIKASRIYSDDVSGAYNAVNYLINKGYRKIAHLAGPQTVSVGQDRYKGYKKALKEHDIPLDDDLIWFGGFLEEDGREGFQYLYKNGDLPDAIFAANDYIAFGVYQKAKKHNIRIPEDLAVMGYGNSDVSQMTAPPLSTVNQQGIEMGRRAANLLLEAINSEEDVFQSKEVVLRTDLIVREST; from the coding sequence ATGAAGAATAAGCAAATTACCCTGAAAGATCTGGCCGCAGAATTAGACCTGCATTTTACTACTGTGTCAAAGGCGCTCAGAGATCATCCCGGAGTCAGTCCAAAGACAAAAAAACGGGTAAGAAAACTGGCGCAGGAAATGAACTATTTCCCGGACTGGAACGCACAAAACCTCCGGTACCAGGATAGCACGACTATCGGTGTGATTGTTCCGAAAATCAGCAATTACTTTTTCGCTTCTGTTGTGCACGGTATTGAAGAGGTGATGTATGAATCTCATTACACCATTTTAGTAAACCAATCCAACGAAAGTTGGGAGCGAGAGAAAACCAACCTGAGACCGATGCTGTCAAGGCGGGTTGCCGGATTACTCATTGCTGTCTCTATGGAGACAACGGATACCCACCACCTGAAGGTATTTGAGCAGCACGGCATTCCCATTGTCTTTTTCGACAGATACCTCAACGGAATTAAGGCCAGCCGGATTTATTCGGATGATGTGAGCGGGGCATATAATGCAGTGAATTATCTTATAAACAAGGGGTATCGAAAAATCGCACATTTAGCAGGCCCGCAGACGGTCTCCGTCGGGCAGGACCGCTATAAAGGGTACAAAAAGGCACTTAAAGAACACGATATTCCACTGGATGACGACCTGATCTGGTTTGGCGGATTTCTCGAAGAAGACGGGCGGGAGGGCTTTCAGTACTTGTACAAGAACGGCGATTTGCCGGATGCCATCTTTGCCGCCAATGATTATATCGCCTTCGGTGTTTATCAGAAGGCGAAAAAACATAATATACGCATACCGGAGGATCTGGCTGTGATGGGATACGGGAACAGTGACGTCTCCCAGATGACCGCGCCGCCGTTGAGCACTGTCAATCAACAGGGGATAGAGATGGGCCGGCGGGCCGCGAATCTCCTCTTGGAAGCCATTAATTCAGAGGAAGATGTATTCCAATCCAAAGAAGTTGTCCTGAGGACAGATTTAATCGTTCGCGAATCGACCTGA